Proteins from a genomic interval of Rhodococcus rhodochrous:
- the sepX gene encoding divisome protein SepX/GlpR: MPNSLLWIGLVAVWLFVLVPMLVTKRPRIRQTTDAALATRVLHRGDDEPITPRGPAAGHRSDPHWRPSRDRTHRTPAEDRMNTELDDRPEIDSDEADVHDEAAPDREPVRAHAPQRRGRGGFDPHADAVASAARYEFRQRAVLGLLIAAIMTSALALIVSSVMWWLAGLAAVALVAYLFYLRRQVRLEQEIRRRRLARLQRSRAGARGGHDDVPQRLRRPGAVVLEVDDEDPEFEHLDRYEDDYGIDHGYDVRASDGGDEPGDYVVPRAVGE, translated from the coding sequence ATGCCGAACTCGCTTCTGTGGATCGGGCTCGTTGCCGTGTGGTTGTTCGTTCTGGTGCCCATGCTGGTCACGAAGCGTCCTCGAATCCGGCAGACGACCGACGCCGCTCTCGCAACTCGAGTTCTGCACCGCGGAGACGACGAGCCGATCACCCCTCGGGGGCCGGCCGCCGGGCACCGCAGCGATCCTCATTGGCGTCCGAGTCGTGACCGCACGCACCGCACCCCCGCGGAGGACCGCATGAACACTGAACTCGACGACAGGCCGGAGATCGATTCCGACGAGGCCGACGTCCACGACGAAGCAGCACCCGACCGTGAGCCCGTGCGCGCACATGCACCGCAGCGCCGGGGCCGTGGCGGATTCGACCCGCACGCCGATGCGGTCGCCAGCGCCGCGCGATACGAATTCCGTCAGCGGGCCGTTCTCGGCCTGCTGATCGCCGCGATCATGACGTCGGCGCTCGCCCTGATCGTCTCGTCGGTCATGTGGTGGCTCGCCGGTCTCGCGGCCGTGGCTCTCGTCGCCTACCTGTTCTACCTGCGGCGCCAAGTGCGTCTCGAGCAGGAGATCCGGCGGCGTCGGCTCGCGCGACTGCAGCGGTCCCGCGCAGGGGCCCGTGGCGGCCACGACGACGTTCCGCAGCGCCTGCGTCGCCCGGGGGCCGTGGTCCTCGAGGTCGACGACGAGGATCCGGAGTTCGAACATCTCGACCGCTACGAGGACGACTACGGCATCGACCACGGTTACGACGTCCGAGCGAGCGACGGCGGCGACGAGCCCGGCGACTACGTCGTTCCCCGCGCAGTGGGGGAATGA
- the glp gene encoding molybdotransferase-like divisome protein Glp, with amino-acid sequence MRSVEDQQARVTAAAVAPRPVRVAISEAQGLLCAEEVVTERPLPGFDQAAIDGYAVRSVDVQAPAETDGGSAPAEVTLPVVGEVRAGSRQPIRLQPRQAVRVDTGAPLPTLADAVLPLDNTDGGAARIKVLEPVRSGDYVRRTGDDVQPGDIAVRAGTIIGAAQVGLLAAVGRDKVLVHPRPRLSVISVGGELVDVDRTPGPGQVYDVNSYALAAAARDAGADVNRVGIASTDPKRLREVVEGQLIRAEIVVIAGAVGGGALEEVREALSDLGELGVERIAMHPGSVQGFGRLGRDEVPTFLLPANPVSALVVFEVMVRPLIRIALGRRQPMRRVVSARTVAPITSIPGRKGFLRGQLMRDETTGDYLVQALGGAAGSSSHLLATLAEANCLVIVDPEVSEIRTGDPVDVAFLGQRG; translated from the coding sequence ATGCGGTCGGTTGAGGATCAGCAGGCCAGGGTCACGGCGGCGGCAGTCGCACCCCGGCCGGTCCGGGTGGCCATTTCCGAGGCGCAGGGTCTGCTGTGTGCGGAGGAAGTGGTCACCGAGCGACCCCTACCCGGATTCGACCAGGCGGCGATCGACGGATACGCCGTGCGCAGCGTCGACGTCCAGGCCCCGGCCGAGACCGACGGCGGGTCCGCACCCGCCGAGGTGACGCTGCCGGTCGTGGGCGAGGTGCGTGCCGGTTCGCGTCAGCCGATCCGTCTCCAGCCCCGTCAGGCGGTGCGCGTCGACACCGGTGCGCCGCTGCCCACGCTCGCCGACGCGGTGCTGCCGCTCGACAACACCGACGGTGGTGCCGCACGCATCAAGGTGCTCGAGCCGGTGCGTTCGGGCGACTACGTGCGTCGCACCGGCGACGACGTCCAGCCCGGCGACATCGCGGTGCGCGCCGGGACGATCATCGGGGCCGCCCAGGTGGGTCTGCTCGCCGCGGTCGGCCGCGACAAGGTGCTCGTCCATCCGCGGCCGCGACTGTCGGTCATCTCAGTCGGCGGCGAACTCGTCGACGTCGATCGCACGCCCGGGCCGGGACAGGTCTACGACGTCAACTCCTACGCGCTGGCCGCGGCTGCGCGCGACGCCGGAGCCGACGTCAACCGGGTCGGGATCGCGAGTACCGATCCGAAGCGGCTGCGCGAGGTCGTCGAGGGTCAGTTGATCCGCGCCGAGATCGTCGTGATCGCTGGTGCCGTGGGCGGTGGTGCGCTCGAGGAGGTCCGCGAGGCACTGTCCGATCTCGGTGAGCTGGGCGTCGAGCGGATCGCGATGCATCCGGGCTCGGTTCAGGGCTTCGGGCGTCTCGGCCGCGACGAGGTGCCGACCTTCCTGCTGCCCGCCAACCCAGTGAGCGCGCTCGTCGTGTTCGAGGTGATGGTCCGGCCGTTGATCCGCATCGCGCTCGGCCGGCGCCAGCCGATGCGCCGCGTCGTCTCTGCACGCACGGTCGCCCCCATCACCTCGATCCCCGGTCGCAAGGGTTTCCTGCGCGGCCAGCTCATGCGCGACGAGACGACGGGCGACTATCTCGTGCAGGCGCTCGGCGGCGCCGCGGGCTCGTCGTCGCACCTGCTCGCGACCCTCGCCGAGGCGAACTGTCTCGTCATCGTCGACCCCGAGGTCTCCGAGATCCGCACGGGAGATCCGGTGGACGTGGCGTTCCTCGGGCAGCGTGGTTGA
- a CDS encoding GNAT family N-acetyltransferase codes for MSRHPGWPAELGPLRVAGGVVTVRSIRLRDAAAWSRLRLRDRAHLEPWEPTGEAPWDMRHHISVWPGLYRSLRSEAHKGLMLPMAIELDGRFCGQLTVGNIVRGALRSAWIGYWVEKEVNGLGVATAAVALGLDHCFGPVGLHRVEATVRPENEPSRAVLRNIGFREEGLLKRYLDVQGRFRDHLLVAMTVEEVPGSVSDRLVRAGRATWS; via the coding sequence ATGTCCCGTCATCCCGGCTGGCCGGCCGAGCTCGGGCCGCTGCGGGTGGCCGGGGGCGTGGTGACCGTCCGATCGATCCGACTCCGCGACGCCGCGGCGTGGAGCCGCCTGCGTCTGCGTGATCGCGCGCATCTCGAGCCGTGGGAGCCGACCGGTGAGGCGCCGTGGGACATGCGGCACCACATCTCGGTGTGGCCGGGGCTCTACCGCAGTCTGCGGTCGGAGGCCCACAAAGGCCTGATGCTGCCGATGGCCATCGAGTTGGACGGCAGGTTCTGCGGGCAGCTGACGGTGGGCAACATCGTGCGCGGAGCGCTGCGCTCGGCCTGGATCGGCTACTGGGTGGAGAAGGAGGTCAACGGCCTCGGTGTCGCGACCGCCGCCGTCGCCCTCGGGCTCGACCACTGCTTCGGCCCGGTCGGGCTGCACCGTGTCGAGGCCACCGTGCGGCCCGAGAACGAGCCCAGTCGCGCGGTGCTGCGCAACATCGGCTTCCGCGAGGAAGGTCTGTTGAAGCGCTATCTCGACGTCCAGGGCCGATTCCGCGACCATCTGCTGGTCGCGATGACGGTCGAGGAGGTGCCGGGCTCGGTCTCGGACCGTCTCGTCCGTGCCGGTCGCGCGACCTGGTCCTGA